Proteins encoded by one window of Haematobia irritans isolate KBUSLIRL chromosome 2, ASM5000362v1, whole genome shotgun sequence:
- the LOC142224702 gene encoding uncharacterized protein LOC142224702, translating into MYRQIKIHPDDRAYQRILFQKDPKGPVQNYQLNTVTFDISCAPFLAIRTLLQLASDYEQQFPQVSDIIRRETYVDDILSGGFTIEETIKSQKTLISVLKTAGFPLKKITANGPKLLVHLPPEDLYNLDLLRFSENSSTKTLGIKWNALSDKFTYSSFPTQTHDSATKRQILSQVAQLFDPAGWITPVVIRAKIFMQQLWLETKSWDDDISPDSLHIWNNLLNDLTQIKIIEIPRWIQYMPDDKVQIHGFCDASKGAYCACVYLRIQTSTPTVFSHLFVAKSWLSKPPYSWETYVANRTSQIHELVPNAKWRYVSTHDNKPRDLVPNTLWWNGPPWLTNPESTWPSKNPVIPELATKIVTSHQVSTESIDVMSRFSSYLRALRVIAYIFRFFHNSHPQWKNSQMVQTTNLSQNEIQFVKFRLISLAQQQYYNSEYENLRKRSTLSNKSSLLTLNPFLDSNQIIRANGRLSISSLPYKERYPIILPGNSHFCRLYLSHLHVFLAHGECNLMCRFVQTEFYISRLKARVKGVIHKCKICVIYKHRASSQIMAPLPPERFTFSPPFQVSGIDFAGPFELKSSTLRKATITKGYACVFVCFSTKAVHLEACSDLSSVAFEAAFVRFVGRRGLPCRIFSDNGRNFVGASRTLLRDFTQFLQISSSDISQKYSVHGFEWKFIPPHAKISGAHIFTFEEFSTILARIEGVLNSRPTSAMTEDPADLTALTPGHFLRGSPILAFPEPIAPKLSLINRWTKLKSLHHQFALRWKEEYLRTMHKRYKWKYSISNLKGDDLVVVMDDLLPPHEWLLGRIVKTYSGSDSNVRVADIRTAIMPIYVQHNSTYSKAVLFTLLSQQQRSPNVYKCKLCNKFHALKVCPRVLKMTPKQRNIWVLREVYCVNCLARSHRFRDCRSENLCKKCGRPHNTLLHPNYTERKRKTSNSTTKEQPSQTKGYNNTKTSTSDTSSQQTSNQKIISEAIRALATVLCTSPK; encoded by the exons ATGTATCGTCAGATCAAGATACATCCCGATGACAGAGCGTATCAAaggattttgtttcaaaaagatcCAAAGGGCCCAGTTCAGAATTACCAACTGAACACTGTGACATTTGATATTAGCTGCGCGCCCTTCCTCGCTATACGCACTTTATTACAGCTCGCTTCCGATTATGAACAGCAGTTCCCTCAAGTTTCTGATATTATAAGACGAGAAACTTATGTCGATGATATCTTGTCTGGTGGATTTACAATCGAAGAAACTATTAAGTCTCAGAAAACACTTATCTCAGTACTCAAGACTGCAGGTTttcctttaaagaaaataactgcaaatggtCCCAAATTGCTTGTTCACCTTCCTCCAGAAGATTTgtacaatttggatttattacgctTCTCGGAAAATAGTTCCACAAAAACTCTTGGGATAAAGTGGAATGCATTGAGCGACAAATTCACATACTCTTCCTTTCCGACCCAAACTCATGACTCTGCCACAAAGCGTCAAATACTTTCTCAGGTGGCTCAACTCTTCGATCCTGCAGGATGGATAACTCCTGTGGTAATTAGGGCTAAAATATTTATGCAACAACTTTGGCTTGAGACTAAAAGTTGGGATGATGACATATCTCCTGATTCCCTGCATATTTGGAATAATTTATTGAATGATTTAACGCagataaaaattatagaaatacctCGTTGGATTCAATATATGCCTGACGATAAAGTTCAAATCCACGGCTTCTGTGATGCCTCCAAGGGGGCGTATTGTGCCTGTGTCTATCTCCGTATTCAGACATCGACTCCTACTGTCTTCTCTCATCTATTCGTAGCAAAAA GTTGGTTGTCCAAACCACCATACTCGTGGGAGACATACGTTGCAAATCGCACGTCTCAAATACACGAACTTGTTCCCAATGCTAAATGGAGATACGTGTCTACACATGACAACAAGCCTCGAGATCTCGTTCCCAATACGCTTTGGTGGAATGGTCCACCATGGCTCACTAATCCTGAATCGACTTGGCCATCGAAAAACCCAGTTATTCCAGAATTAGCAACGAAAATTGTTACATCCCATCAAGTTAGCACTGAATCAATCGATGTCATGTCtcgattttcttcatatttgaGAGCATTACGTGTGATTGCATACATTTTCCGTTTTTTCCACAATTCCCATCCTCAATGGAAAAATAGCCAAATGGTTCAAACTACGAATCTCTCTCAAAATGAGATCCAATTCGTCAAGTTTCGTCTAATATCTCTGGCTCAACAACAATATTATAATTccgaatacgaaaatttgaggaaacgtAGTACTCTCTCTAATAAGAGCAGTTTACTAACTCTGAACCCCTTTTTGGACTCGAACCAAATCATTAGAGCAAATGGTCGCTTATCTATCTCATCCCTTCCGTACAAGGAACGATACCCGATAATACTACCTGGAAATTCCCATTTTTGTCGACTTTATTTATCCCATTTACATGTCTTCCTGGCCCATGGAGAATGCAATTTAATGTGTAGATTTGTGCAAACGGAGTTCTACATTTCCCGCCTAAAAGCTCGCGTAAAGGGTGTCATACACAAATGTAAGATTTGTGTTATATACAAACATAGGGCCAGTTCACAAATAATGGCTCCTTTGCCACCCGAGAGGTTTACTTTCTCACCACCATTCCAAGTCTCAGGTATTGATTTTGCGGGCCCCTTTGAATTGAAAAGCTCCACTCTCAGAAAGGCTACCATTACGAAAGGATATGCCTGCGTATTTGTGTGCTTCAGTACGAAGGCAGTCCATTTAGAAGCATGTAGTGATTTGTCGTCAGTAGCATTTGAGGCTGCGTTTGTCCGTTTCGTCGGGAGGCGAGGGCTTCCATGTAGAATATTCTCGGACAATGGTCGCAACTTTGTTGGAGCTAGTAGAACTCTCCTTCGTGATTTTACACAGTTTCTACAAATATCGTCCTCTGATATTTCACAGAAGTATTCGGTTCATGGCTTTGAGTGGAAATTTATTCCTCCCCATGCG aaaatttctggtGCTCATATATTTACATTTGAGGAATTTTCAACTATTTTGGCCCGAATAGAAGGAGTTTTGAACTCTCGGCCTACTTCGGCTATGACAGAAGATCCAGCAGATCTCACGGCCTTAACCCCAGGCCACTTTTTGAGAGGATCTCCCATATTAGCTTTCCCGGAACCTATAGCTCCGAAATTATCATTAATTAACAGATGGACCAAATTAAAATCTCTCCATCATCAGTTTGCCCTGAGATGGAAAGAAGAATATTTAAGGACAATGCACAAGCGCTACAAATGGAAATATTCCATATCAAACTTAAAAGGGGACGACTTAGTAGTTGTAATGGATGACTTGCTTCCACCCCATGAGTGGCTATTAGGTCGGATAGTAAAAACTTATTCCGGATCTGATTCGAATGTACGAGTTGCCGATATACGTACAGCAATAATGCCGATATACGTACAGCATAACTCGACCTATAGCAAAGCTGTGCTATTTACCCTTCT ATCTCAACAACAGCGATCACCAAATGTTTACAAATGCAAACTCTGCAATAAATTTCACGCGCTTAAGGTTTGCCCAAGGGTTTTAAAAATGACCCCCAAACAACGTAATATATGGGTCCTACGTGAGGTCTATTGTGTTAATTGCCTGGCAAGAAGCCACCGCTTTCGTGACTGCCGATCTGAGAACTTGTGTAAGAAGTGTGGACGACCACATAATACCTTATTACATCCAAATTACACTGAACGCAAACGAAAAACATCCAACAGCACCACCAAGGAACAACCAAGTCAAACCAAAGGTTACAACAACACTAAAACCAGCACTTCCGATACATCCAGTCAGCAAACAtctaatcaaaaaattatttccgaagctATACGTGCATTAGCGACCGTACTGTGTACTTCCCCTAAGTAA
- the LOC142224701 gene encoding uncharacterized protein LOC142224701 — protein MSPPIYEKFVFICHQVTEFCSNFENSDIADQTDSLLEVKLDDLEGRWGKVQGEYENLMLCSESVVSNELKQNAKVNFNICSEAYYETRAQISDILRISINTAPRRTARLTLNPYRISEPQNVNTSEVCIKVPPCDTEIFKGSYEEWPSFRDMFTAVYVNHPKLTPAQKLYHLRNKTRGAAGAIVKRYALCDENFALAWNALKTRYENKRVLVDNQLKILFSIPVAKSKDRESLQRIHSTVKDCLSTLSSLSVKVETWDPILIYLISTKLPEETISQWEQSLKTHRELPSWSQMDEFLVNRFEVVERISSFRNSKIYNEIYPKCSSQNPSKVQTYTSQEKLNYSCQLCNSDHNIRVCPDFRNFSVQERIDFVFKQKLCNNCLSAAHSKSKCKSKRVCLTCKKQHHSLLHLDNGKNLNSDSQTSRTSGANKFISQDSQRLPEQPIPSTSKEAYAPVDPNFSQNSETILLRTALVQIEHRGELFTIRALIDSGSQRTFLSEKIRNRLQIPYRKSRYEISGIGGVTQVADKECELNLYAQKHNVRFSINAIILPKVTRKLPAVSFQVSNYSALLSLDLADPDFNISSNIDLILGNDSERFVNLDGIKENVYGCASAYNTIFGWVLSGPMPTESIQAFTTKVVPCESDALCDVLRKFWEIEEIPSQPEISDSDKFCQDLYATTTTRDADGRCVVRLPFKREYPETLYLGSSRFISLGQYTRMDITRYLKNISR, from the coding sequence ATGTCGCCAcctatttatgaaaaatttgtttttatttgccatCAAGTAACAGAGTTCTgttcaaattttgagaattcaGATATCGCGGATCAAACCGACTCTCTTCTGGAAGTCAAACTGGATGACTTAGAAGGGAGATGGGGGAAGGTTCAAGGTGAATATGAAAACTTGATGCTGTGTTCTGAATCTGTTGTTTCTAATGAGTTAAAACAGAATGCAAAAGTTAACTTCAATATCTGCTCTGAGGCTTATTATGAAACACGAGCTCAAATTTCAGATATCTTAAGAATATCAATTAATACTGCACCTCGCAGGACAGCGCGTCTAACTCTTAACCCTTACAGAATCTCAGAACCCCAGAATGTTAATACGTCCGAGGTGTGTATAAAAGTCCCCCCATGTGACACGGAGATTTTTAAGGGCAGTTACGAAGAATGGCCATCTTTTCGTGACATGTTCACGGCCGTGTACGTAAATCACCCGAAGCTCACACCCGCACAAAAGCTCTATCATTTAAGGAATAAAACTCGAGGAGCTGCGGGCGCTATAGTAAAGCGATATGCTTTGTGTGACGAAAACTTTGCTTTAGCTTGGAATGCTTTGAAAACTCGGTATGAAAACAAACGAGTTTTAGTAGACAACCAACTCAAAATATTGTTCAGTATTCCCGTAGCGAAATCTAAGGATAGAGAATCCTTGCAAAGGATACACTCAACTGTAAAGGATTGTCTCAGTACATTAAGTTCTCTCAGCGTTAAGGTTGAGACATGGGATCCCATTCTCATCTACTTAATATCTACTAAGCTTCCCGAAGAAACTATTTCTCAATGGGAACAATCCCTCAAAACCCATCGTGAGCTACCAAGTTGGTCCCAAATGGATGAGTTTCTGGTCAACCGATTCGAGGTTGTGGAACGAATATCCAGTTTTCGAAATTCCAAAATTTACAATGAAATATACCCAAAATGTTCTTCACAAAATCCAAGCAAAGTGCAAACATACACATCTCAGGAAAAGCTCAATTATTCTTGCCAGTTGTGCAACTCAGATCATAATATCCGCGTTTGTCCTGATTTCCGAAATTTTTCTGTTCAAGAACGCATCGATTTTGTGTTTAAGCAGAAACTCTGCAATAACTGCCTCTCTGCAGCTCATTCAAAATCTAAATGTAAAAGCAAACGCGTTTGCCTCACATGCAAGAAACAGCATCATTCTCTGCTGCATTTAGATAATGGCAAAAACTTGAACAGTGATTCCCAAACTTCTCGAACATCTGGCGCTAATAAATTTATTAGTCAGGATTCCCAACGACTACCCGAACAACCTATTCCTTCTACTTCAAAGGAGGCCTACGCGCCTGTTGAcccaaatttttcacaaaatagtgaaacaattttgttaaggaCCGCATTGGTTCAAATTGAGCATAGAGGTGAGCTCTTTACGATAAGAGCCTTAATTGACTCTGGATCTCAAAGAACCTTTTTATCCGAGAAGATTAGAAATCGATTACAAATTCCTTACCGTAAATCTCGATATGAAATCAGTGGAATCGGAGGTGTAACCCAAGTCGCAGATAAGGAATGCGAGCTAAATTTATATGCCCAAAAACACAATGTCCGGTTTTCAATAAACGCTATCATACTCCCAAAGGTTACTAGAAAATTACCCGCTGTCTCCTTTCAAGTTTCCAATTATTCTGCTCTCCTAAGCCTCGACTTAGCGGATCCAGACTTCAATATATCGTCCAATATCGATCTAATACTTGGCAACGACTCTGAGCGTTTCGTTAATCTTGACGGTATCAAGGAAAATGTTTATGGTTGCGCATCTGCTTACAACACCATTTTTGGATGGGTTCTCAGTGGGCCAATGCCGACTGAATCAATCCAGGCATTTACTACTAAGGTAGTCCCTTGTGAATCGGATGCTCTCTGTGATGTCCTTCGGAAGTTTTGGGAGATTGAAGAAATCCCATCACAGCCAGAGATTTCTGATtcagataaattttgccaagatcttTACGCCACAACAACTACTCGTGATGCGGATGGCCGCTGTGTAGTGAGGCTCCCGTTTAAAAGAGAATACCCGGAAACTCTTTATCTTGGTTCATCAAGATTTATTTCCCTAGGACAATATACTAGAATGGATATAACGCGGTACTTAAAGAATATATCTCGTTAA